The Pseudomonas iranensis genome includes a window with the following:
- the rpoH gene encoding RNA polymerase sigma factor RpoH: MTNSLQPAYALVPGANLEAYVHTVNSIPLLTPEQERELAESLYYEQDLGAARQMVLAHLRFVVHIARSYSGYGLAQADLIQEGNVGLMKAVKRFNPEMGVRLVSFAVHWIKAEIHEFILRNWRIVKVATTKAQRKLFFNLRSQKKRLAWLNNEEVHRVAESLGVEPREVREMESRLTGHDMAFDPAAEADDDSAFQSPANYLEDHRYDPARQLEDADWSDNSNTNLHEALEVLDERSRDILYQRWLAEEKATLHDLAQKYNVSAERIRQLEKSAMNKLKLSIAA, encoded by the coding sequence ATGACCAATTCTTTGCAACCTGCGTATGCGCTGGTTCCGGGTGCGAACCTGGAAGCCTATGTGCACACCGTCAACAGCATTCCATTGCTGACGCCGGAGCAGGAGCGTGAACTGGCCGAGAGTCTCTACTATGAGCAGGATTTGGGGGCGGCTCGGCAGATGGTGCTCGCCCACCTGCGTTTTGTCGTACACATTGCCCGTAGCTATTCCGGCTACGGTCTGGCTCAGGCTGACCTGATCCAGGAAGGCAACGTCGGCCTGATGAAGGCCGTCAAGCGCTTCAACCCGGAAATGGGCGTGCGTCTGGTGTCGTTCGCCGTGCACTGGATCAAGGCGGAAATTCACGAGTTCATCCTGCGCAACTGGCGCATTGTGAAAGTCGCGACCACCAAGGCCCAGCGCAAGCTGTTCTTTAACCTGCGCAGCCAGAAGAAGCGTCTGGCGTGGCTGAACAACGAGGAAGTCCACCGTGTGGCGGAAAGCCTTGGCGTCGAACCACGTGAAGTCCGCGAGATGGAAAGCCGCCTGACCGGCCATGACATGGCCTTCGACCCGGCTGCCGAAGCCGACGACGACAGTGCTTTCCAGTCGCCGGCCAACTACCTGGAAGACCACCGGTACGACCCGGCGCGTCAACTGGAAGATGCCGACTGGAGCGACAACTCCAACACCAACCTGCACGAAGCACTGGAAGTGCTGGACGAGCGCAGCCGTGACATCCTCTACCAGCGCTGGCTGGCGGAAGAGAAAGCCACGCTGCACGACCTGGCGCAGAAGTACAACGTGTCGGCCGAGCGAATCCGTCAGCTCGAAAAGAGCGCGATGAACAAGCTCAAGTTGTCGATCGCCGCGTAA
- the ftsX gene encoding permease-like cell division protein FtsX produces the protein MSATRSPKVSERVAPKAADPQPQKKKKHDDDDGPDFATLFRAWIESHRASLLDSLRRLGKQPIGSFFTCMVMAVALSLPMGLSLLLNNVERLGGSWQRAAQISLYLQLDASPEQGEALREQIKGMPGVADAEYVGRDQALEEFQQQSGLGEALRELPENPLPGVVLVTPNEVDKPTLEALRQKLSELPKVQQAQLDLVWVERLAAILKLGDRFVFGLTVLLVSALLLVIGNTIRLHIENRRTEIEVIKLVGGTDSYVRRPFLYMGALYGFGAGLLSWGVLAFGLNWLNDAVVGLAGLYGSDFALAGVPVADGLSLLLGAVLLGYIGAWIAVARHLRELAPK, from the coding sequence ATGAGTGCGACACGCAGTCCCAAGGTTTCCGAGCGCGTGGCCCCGAAGGCCGCCGATCCGCAACCGCAGAAAAAGAAAAAGCACGACGATGACGACGGCCCGGACTTCGCCACGCTGTTTCGCGCCTGGATCGAAAGCCATCGCGCCAGCCTGCTCGACAGCCTGCGCCGCCTCGGCAAACAGCCGATCGGCAGCTTCTTCACCTGCATGGTGATGGCGGTGGCGTTAAGTCTGCCGATGGGGTTGTCGCTGTTGCTGAACAATGTTGAGCGTCTTGGCGGTTCCTGGCAGCGCGCGGCGCAGATTTCTCTGTACCTGCAACTCGACGCCAGCCCGGAGCAGGGTGAAGCGCTGCGTGAGCAGATCAAAGGCATGCCTGGCGTCGCTGATGCCGAATATGTCGGCCGCGATCAGGCGCTGGAAGAGTTCCAGCAGCAGTCCGGCCTGGGTGAAGCCCTGCGTGAGCTGCCCGAGAACCCTTTGCCGGGTGTGGTGCTGGTGACACCGAACGAAGTCGACAAGCCGACACTCGAAGCATTAAGACAAAAACTTTCCGAGCTGCCGAAGGTACAACAGGCGCAACTTGATCTAGTCTGGGTCGAGCGTCTGGCCGCCATCCTCAAGCTTGGCGACCGCTTTGTCTTCGGTCTGACGGTGTTGTTGGTGTCTGCATTACTTTTGGTGATAGGCAATACCATTCGTCTTCATATTGAAAACCGCCGCACCGAGATAGAAGTGATTAAACTCGTCGGCGGCACTGACAGTTATGTGCGCCGCCCTTTCCTTTATATGGGCGCGTTGTATGGCTTCGGTGCAGGGCTGTTGTCCTGGGGCGTATTGGCGTTCGGCCTGAACTGGCTGAACGATGCGGTGGTCGGACTGGCCGGCTTGTACGGCAGTGATTTCGCCCTGGCCGGCGTGCCAGTGGCCGACGGTCTGTCGCTCTTGCTTGGCGCGGTGCTGTTGGGTTATATCGGTGCATGGATTGCAGTCGCACGTCATCTCAGGGAGCTGGCGCCGAAGTAG
- the ftsE gene encoding cell division ATP-binding protein FtsE, with protein sequence MIRFEQVGKRYPNGHVGLHELSFRVRRGEFLFVTGHSGAGKSTLLRLLLAMERPTSGKLLLAGQDLSTISNAQIPFLRRQIGVVFQNHQLLFDRTVFNNVALPLQILGLSKVEIAKRVDSALERVALSDKSDLYPGDLSTGQQQRVGIARAIVHRPALLLADEPTGNLDPRLAAEIMGVFEDINRLGTSVLIASHDLALIARMRHRMLTLQRGRLIGDGEAGV encoded by the coding sequence ATGATTCGTTTCGAACAGGTCGGTAAACGCTACCCGAACGGTCACGTCGGCTTGCATGAGCTGAGCTTTCGAGTCCGTCGTGGCGAGTTCTTGTTTGTCACCGGCCACTCCGGTGCCGGTAAATCCACGCTGTTGCGCCTGTTGCTGGCGATGGAACGGCCGACCAGCGGCAAGCTGCTGCTTGCCGGGCAAGACCTGAGCACCATCAGCAACGCGCAGATTCCGTTCCTGCGCCGACAGATCGGCGTAGTGTTCCAGAATCATCAGTTGCTGTTTGATCGCACGGTGTTCAACAACGTCGCCTTGCCGCTGCAGATCCTCGGCCTGTCCAAGGTCGAGATCGCCAAGCGCGTCGATTCGGCGCTGGAGCGCGTGGCGCTGTCGGACAAATCCGATCTGTACCCGGGCGACCTGTCCACCGGTCAGCAACAGCGCGTCGGCATTGCCCGCGCCATCGTCCATCGGCCGGCCTTGCTGCTGGCGGACGAACCGACCGGTAACCTCGACCCGCGTTTGGCGGCGGAGATCATGGGCGTGTTCGAAGACATCAACCGTTTAGGCACCAGCGTGCTGATCGCCAGTCACGATCTGGCACTGATCGCGCGCATGCGTCATCGCATGCTGACCCTGCAACGCGGCCGCCTGATCGGCGACGGGGAGGCCGGGGTATGA
- the ftsY gene encoding signal recognition particle-docking protein FtsY, whose protein sequence is MFGSNDDKKSPAAAGEKKSLFGWLRKKPQEPVVEQPPAIPEPAPAPAPVIEEEPAPIVLPIAEPVLQPEVEAEPETPAAAELPLTPAAEPWLTLPVAEEPVALVEEAAPHVTPVIPAPIAEVAAQPAPEPVVEPAPIISEPAAPVVPPSEPAPLAAAPVIAPIVPVEVPLETPVETPRTEETKAGFFARLKQGLSKTSASIGEGMASLFLGRKTIDDDLLDDLETRLLTADVGVEATTQIIQRLTQKVARKELADADALYKSLQAELAAMLKPVEQPLKIASQNKPFVILVVGVNGAGKTTTIGKLAKKLQLEGKKVMLAAGDTFRAAAVEQLQVWGERNKIPVIAQHTGADSASVIFDAVQAAKARGIDVLIADTAGRLHTKDNLMEELKKVRRVIGKLDADAPHEVLLVLDAGTGQNAINQAKQFNQTVELTGLALTKLDGTAKGGVIFALAKQFGLPIRYIGVGEGIDDLRTFEAEPFVQALFAERERS, encoded by the coding sequence ATGTTTGGTTCCAACGACGACAAGAAGAGCCCAGCTGCGGCTGGCGAGAAGAAAAGCCTGTTCGGATGGCTGCGGAAGAAACCGCAGGAACCCGTCGTCGAACAGCCGCCCGCGATTCCTGAGCCGGCCCCCGCGCCAGCACCTGTAATAGAAGAAGAGCCGGCGCCGATTGTGCTGCCGATCGCCGAACCGGTGCTGCAACCGGAGGTTGAGGCCGAGCCCGAAACGCCGGCCGCTGCCGAGTTGCCGCTGACGCCCGCCGCCGAGCCGTGGCTGACCTTGCCGGTGGCAGAAGAGCCGGTCGCGCTGGTTGAAGAAGCAGCTCCGCATGTGACGCCAGTGATTCCTGCGCCAATTGCCGAAGTGGCTGCGCAGCCTGCGCCTGAGCCAGTTGTCGAGCCAGCGCCGATCATTTCTGAACCCGCCGCCCCGGTTGTTCCGCCGTCGGAGCCCGCACCACTTGCCGCTGCGCCGGTTATCGCTCCGATCGTGCCGGTCGAAGTCCCTCTAGAAACGCCCGTCGAAACCCCGCGCACCGAAGAAACCAAAGCCGGTTTCTTCGCCCGCCTCAAGCAAGGTCTGTCGAAGACCAGCGCCAGCATCGGCGAGGGCATGGCCAGCCTGTTCCTCGGGCGCAAGACCATCGACGATGACCTGCTCGACGACCTCGAAACCCGTCTGCTCACCGCCGACGTCGGCGTCGAAGCCACCACGCAGATCATCCAGCGCCTGACCCAGAAGGTCGCACGCAAGGAGCTGGCCGACGCCGACGCTTTGTACAAATCCTTGCAGGCCGAATTGGCCGCGATGCTCAAGCCGGTTGAACAGCCGCTGAAAATCGCCTCGCAGAACAAGCCGTTCGTGATTCTGGTGGTTGGCGTCAACGGCGCTGGCAAGACCACCACCATCGGCAAGCTGGCGAAGAAGCTGCAATTGGAGGGTAAGAAGGTCATGCTGGCGGCCGGCGACACCTTCCGCGCCGCGGCCGTGGAGCAATTGCAGGTCTGGGGCGAGCGCAACAAGATTCCGGTGATCGCCCAACACACCGGCGCCGATTCCGCTTCGGTGATCTTCGACGCGGTGCAAGCGGCCAAGGCCCGTGGCATCGATGTGCTGATTGCTGACACCGCCGGTCGCCTGCACACCAAAGACAACCTGATGGAAGAGCTGAAAAAGGTTCGCCGGGTGATTGGCAAGCTCGACGCCGATGCGCCGCACGAAGTGCTGCTGGTGCTCGACGCTGGCACCGGGCAGAACGCGATCAACCAGGCCAAGCAATTCAACCAGACCGTCGAACTGACCGGCCTGGCCCTGACCAAACTCGACGGCACCGCCAAGGGCGGGGTGATTTTCGCCCTGGCCAAGCAGTTCGGCCTGCCGATCCGCTACATCGGCGTCGGTGAAGGCATCGACGATTTGCGCACCTTTGAAGCCGAACCCTTTGTCCAGGCATTGTTTGCCGAGCGGGAGCGTTCATGA
- a CDS encoding M16 family metallopeptidase gives MNALARRAAGLLLSAVCLPLSALAADPQPTHEFTLDNGLKVVVREDHRAPVVVSQIWYKVGSSYETPGQTGLSHALEHMMFKGSEKVGPGEASLILRDLGAEENAFTSDDFTAYYQVLARDRLGVAFELEADRMANLRLPADEFAKEIEVIKEERRLRTDDKPMSKAYERYKAMAYPASGYHTPTIGWMADLDRMKVEELRHWYQSWYAPNNATLVVVGDVTPDEVKTLAQRYFGPVAKRDVPPAKKPLELAEPGERQITLRVQTQLPSLMLGFNVPSIATAEDKRSVNALRLISALLDGGYSGRIPAQLERGEELVSGGSSDYDAYTRGDSLFTLSATPNTQKKKTIAQAEAGLWKLLEQLKTTAPSAEELERVRAQVIAGLVYERDSITSQATAIGQLETVGLSWKLMDTELADLESVTPQDIQNAAKKYFTRERLSVAHVLPMETTHE, from the coding sequence ATGAATGCTCTTGCCCGCCGCGCTGCTGGCCTGCTGCTCAGCGCAGTCTGCCTGCCCCTTTCGGCCCTGGCGGCCGACCCGCAACCGACCCATGAATTCACCCTCGACAACGGCCTCAAGGTCGTCGTGCGCGAAGACCATCGCGCACCGGTGGTCGTTTCGCAGATCTGGTACAAGGTCGGCTCCAGCTACGAGACTCCGGGCCAGACCGGTCTGTCCCACGCGCTCGAGCACATGATGTTCAAGGGCAGCGAAAAGGTCGGCCCCGGCGAAGCTTCGCTGATCCTGCGCGACCTCGGCGCCGAAGAAAACGCCTTTACCAGCGACGACTTCACGGCTTATTACCAGGTGCTGGCCCGTGATCGTCTCGGCGTGGCCTTCGAGCTGGAAGCCGACCGCATGGCCAACCTGCGCCTGCCGGCCGACGAGTTCGCCAAGGAAATCGAAGTCATCAAGGAAGAGCGCCGCCTGCGCACCGATGACAAGCCGATGTCCAAGGCCTACGAGCGTTACAAGGCCATGGCCTACCCGGCCAGCGGTTATCACACGCCGACGATCGGCTGGATGGCCGACCTCGACCGTATGAAAGTCGAGGAGCTGCGTCACTGGTACCAATCCTGGTACGCGCCGAACAATGCCACGCTGGTGGTGGTCGGTGACGTCACTCCGGACGAAGTGAAAACCCTCGCCCAGCGCTATTTCGGCCCGGTCGCCAAACGCGACGTGCCACCGGCGAAAAAACCGCTGGAACTGGCCGAGCCCGGCGAACGCCAGATCACCCTGCGCGTGCAGACCCAACTGCCGAGCCTGATGCTTGGCTTCAACGTGCCGAGCATCGCTACCGCTGAAGACAAACGCTCAGTCAACGCCCTGCGCCTGATTTCGGCGCTGCTCGACGGCGGCTACAGCGGGCGCATCCCGGCGCAACTGGAACGCGGCGAAGAACTGGTCTCCGGCGGCTCGTCGGACTATGACGCCTACACCCGTGGCGACAGCCTGTTTACCCTGTCGGCCACGCCGAATACGCAGAAGAAAAAGACCATCGCCCAGGCCGAAGCCGGCTTGTGGAAACTGCTTGAGCAACTGAAAACCACCGCGCCGTCTGCCGAAGAGCTGGAACGCGTCCGCGCTCAAGTCATCGCCGGCCTGGTCTACGAGCGTGACTCGATCACCAGCCAGGCCACCGCGATCGGTCAACTGGAAACGGTCGGCCTGTCGTGGAAGCTGATGGACACCGAACTGGCCGACCTGGAAAGCGTGACTCCGCAAGACATCCAGAACGCCGCGAAAAAGTATTTCACCCGCGAACGTCTCAGCGTCGCCCACGTCCTGCCAATGGAGACGACTCATGAGTGA
- a CDS encoding M16 family metallopeptidase: MSERKTPRLMLLGLIAVAVIGSAAVYLSPSADSKASEALDNAKSSQKLQSLAELDGKAPASRKLDVQTWNTAEGAKVLFVEAHELPMFDMRLIFAAGSSQDGNVPGLAVLTNAMLNEGIAGKDVGAIAQGFEGLGADFGNGAFKDMALASLRSLSAAEQREPALKLFAEVVGKPSFPADSFARIKNQLLAGFEYQKQNPGKLASLELMKRLYGDHPYAHSSDGNAQSVPKITVAQLREFHAKAYAAGNAVIALVGDLSRAEAEAIANQVSSSLPKGPALAKIAAPQEPQASVNHIEFPSKQTNLMLAQLGIDRDDPDYAALSLGNQILGGGGFGTRLMSEVREKRGLTYGVYSAFSPMQARGPFMINLQTRAEMSEGTLKLVQDVLADYLKSGPTQKELDDAKRELAGSFPLSTASNADIVGQLGAMGFYNLPLSYLDDFMRQSQSLTVEQVRDALNKHLSTEKMVIVTAGPTVPQKPLPAPSDKPAEQPLGVPEH; the protein is encoded by the coding sequence ATGAGTGAGCGCAAAACCCCACGCCTGATGCTGCTTGGCCTGATTGCTGTCGCGGTGATCGGCTCGGCAGCGGTTTATTTGTCGCCAAGCGCTGACAGCAAGGCCAGCGAAGCACTGGATAACGCCAAGTCCAGCCAGAAACTGCAATCGCTGGCCGAACTCGACGGCAAGGCTCCGGCCAGCCGCAAGCTTGACGTGCAGACCTGGAACACCGCTGAAGGCGCCAAAGTGCTGTTCGTCGAAGCGCATGAGCTGCCGATGTTCGACATGCGCCTGATCTTCGCCGCTGGCAGCAGCCAGGACGGCAACGTGCCCGGCCTCGCGGTGCTCACCAACGCGATGCTCAACGAAGGCATCGCCGGCAAAGACGTCGGCGCCATCGCCCAGGGTTTTGAAGGCCTCGGCGCCGACTTCGGCAACGGTGCATTCAAGGACATGGCGCTGGCCTCGCTGCGCAGCCTGAGCGCCGCCGAGCAGCGTGAACCGGCGCTGAAGCTGTTTGCCGAAGTGGTTGGCAAACCGAGCTTCCCCGCCGACTCCTTCGCGCGCATCAAGAACCAGCTGCTCGCCGGTTTCGAATACCAGAAACAGAACCCCGGCAAGCTTGCCAGCCTGGAGCTGATGAAGCGTCTGTACGGCGATCACCCGTACGCGCATTCCAGCGATGGCAATGCCCAAAGCGTGCCGAAGATCACCGTCGCGCAATTACGCGAGTTCCATGCCAAGGCCTACGCCGCCGGCAATGCGGTGATTGCGCTGGTTGGTGATTTGTCGCGAGCCGAAGCCGAGGCGATTGCCAATCAGGTTTCCTCGTCCCTGCCGAAAGGCCCGGCGCTGGCGAAGATCGCCGCGCCGCAGGAACCGCAAGCCAGCGTCAACCACATCGAGTTTCCGTCGAAACAGACCAACCTGATGCTCGCGCAACTGGGCATCGATCGCGACGATCCGGATTACGCCGCGCTGTCGCTGGGCAATCAGATCCTCGGCGGCGGTGGTTTCGGTACGCGCCTGATGAGCGAAGTGCGCGAGAAGCGTGGCCTGACCTACGGGGTTTACTCGGCGTTCAGCCCGATGCAGGCCCGTGGCCCGTTCATGATCAATCTGCAGACCCGCGCCGAGATGAGCGAAGGCACCCTGAAACTGGTGCAGGACGTGCTCGCCGACTACCTGAAAAGCGGGCCGACACAAAAAGAACTCGACGACGCCAAGCGCGAACTGGCCGGCAGCTTCCCGCTGTCCACCGCGAGCAACGCCGACATCGTTGGCCAACTCGGCGCGATGGGCTTCTATAATCTGCCGCTGAGCTATCTCGACGATTTCATGCGTCAGTCGCAGAGCCTGACCGTTGAGCAAGTGCGCGATGCGCTGAACAAACACCTGAGCACGGAGAAAATGGTCATCGTCACCGCTGGCCCGACCGTGCCGCAAAAGCCGTTACCGGCCCCATCTGATAAACCTGCCGAGCAACCGCTCGGGGTTCCGGAGCATTAA
- the rsmD gene encoding 16S rRNA (guanine(966)-N(2))-methyltransferase RsmD — translation MATRAPKKPVQNVHNGVNQLRIIGGQWRSRKLSFPDAPGLRPTPDRVRETLFNWLAPYVEGAKVLDPFAGSGALFLEALSRGAATAQALDASNVAVSSLKEHLGTLRCSNGQVQTADALRYLETQTATPFDLVFLDPPFNQNLLPAVCTLLEERQWLAADSWIYTESETAPSTLGLPGNWRLHREQKSGRVFYALWQRTADIAG, via the coding sequence ATGGCCACTCGAGCACCGAAAAAACCCGTGCAAAACGTGCACAACGGCGTGAACCAGCTGCGCATCATTGGCGGCCAGTGGCGCAGCCGCAAGCTGAGCTTTCCCGACGCACCGGGCCTGCGCCCGACCCCGGATCGCGTGCGTGAAACCCTGTTCAACTGGCTCGCGCCGTATGTCGAAGGGGCGAAAGTGCTCGACCCGTTCGCCGGCAGCGGCGCGCTGTTTCTCGAAGCGCTGTCCCGTGGCGCGGCCACGGCCCAGGCGCTGGACGCCAGCAACGTTGCGGTTTCCAGCCTGAAAGAGCACCTCGGCACCCTGCGCTGCAGCAACGGCCAGGTGCAAACCGCCGATGCGCTGCGCTACCTGGAAACCCAGACCGCGACGCCGTTCGACCTGGTGTTCCTCGACCCGCCGTTCAACCAGAACCTGTTGCCAGCGGTTTGTACCTTGCTGGAAGAGCGCCAATGGCTGGCGGCCGATTCGTGGATCTACACTGAAAGCGAAACAGCGCCATCGACGCTGGGCCTGCCGGGCAACTGGCGCCTGCATCGTGAACAGAAATCCGGTCGGGTTTTTTACGCGCTGTGGCAGCGCACGGCGGACATCGCCGGCTGA
- a CDS encoding hydrolase translates to MPPSPERFIPAFGLGNPHLQTLWGPLWRKTVHIERERERLWLEDGDFLDLDWHGPHSAEAPLVLVLHGLTGSSNSPYVAGIQKALAEQGWASVALNWRGCSGEPNLLPRSYHSGASEDLAEAIQHLRAKRPLAPLYAVGYSLGGNVLLKHLGETGSNSGVLGAVAVSVPFRLDQCADRIGQGFSRVYQAHFMREMVAYIRNKQRQFQRDGREDGLAKLAALGSLENMRTFWDFDGRVTAPLHGFNDAEDYYRRASSRYYLGEIRTPTLIIQAADDPFVFPHSLPQADELSACTRFELQARGGHVGFVDGSVRRPGYYLERRIPQWLAALGQ, encoded by the coding sequence GTGCCCCCTTCGCCAGAACGCTTCATCCCCGCCTTCGGCCTCGGCAATCCGCATCTGCAAACCCTGTGGGGGCCGCTGTGGCGCAAGACCGTGCACATCGAGCGCGAACGCGAACGCCTGTGGCTCGAGGACGGCGACTTCCTCGACCTCGACTGGCACGGCCCGCACAGCGCCGAGGCGCCGTTGGTACTGGTGCTGCACGGTTTGACCGGCTCTTCCAATTCGCCCTATGTGGCGGGCATTCAAAAGGCCTTGGCCGAGCAGGGCTGGGCCAGCGTCGCGCTGAACTGGCGCGGTTGTTCCGGCGAGCCGAATCTGTTGCCGCGCAGCTACCACTCCGGCGCCAGCGAAGACCTTGCCGAAGCCATCCAGCACCTGCGCGCCAAACGACCGTTGGCGCCGTTGTACGCGGTCGGCTATTCGCTGGGAGGTAATGTGCTGCTCAAGCATCTGGGTGAAACCGGCAGCAACAGCGGTGTGCTCGGCGCGGTGGCGGTGTCGGTACCGTTCCGTCTCGATCAATGTGCCGATCGTATCGGCCAAGGATTTTCGCGGGTGTATCAGGCGCACTTCATGCGAGAGATGGTCGCCTACATCAGGAACAAGCAGCGTCAGTTCCAGCGTGACGGGCGCGAAGACGGCCTAGCGAAACTGGCCGCGCTCGGCTCGCTGGAAAACATGCGTACGTTTTGGGATTTCGACGGCCGGGTTACGGCGCCGCTGCATGGCTTCAATGATGCCGAGGATTATTACCGCCGCGCCTCGAGCCGCTATTACCTCGGCGAGATCCGCACGCCGACGCTGATTATTCAGGCGGCGGACGATCCGTTTGTATTTCCCCACAGCCTGCCGCAAGCCGACGAGTTGTCAGCCTGCACCCGGTTCGAATTGCAGGCGCGTGGCGGTCATGTCGGTTTTGTCGACGGCTCGGTGCGCCGGCCCGGGTATTACCTGGAGCGGCGCATCCCACAATGGCTGGCCGCACTCGGTCAATGA
- a CDS encoding sulfurtransferase, giving the protein MSIAQLISPQALDARKEQPGLVIVDCRFALEDPDYGQRSYAEGHIAGASFADLERDLSGKVEKGVTGRHPLPEPAALIERLQAWGISNDSDVVLYDDGPGAYAARAWWLLAWLGKRDGVFILDGGLKAWHAAGLPLSLDPPSVTPGNFSGQPDMSLLLSAEQLQQRLGQPTLTLLDARALPRFKGEMEPIDPVAGHIPGAQCAAFTDNLGSDGRFLPAEQLKQRFVAKLGDRSPSELVAYCGSGVTACHNLFALCLAGYPLGALYAGSWSEWINEPSRGIATGE; this is encoded by the coding sequence ATGTCAATTGCGCAGTTGATCAGCCCACAAGCACTGGACGCTCGCAAAGAGCAGCCGGGGCTGGTGATTGTCGATTGTCGTTTTGCCCTCGAAGATCCGGATTACGGCCAGCGCAGCTACGCCGAAGGGCACATTGCCGGGGCGAGTTTCGCCGATCTGGAACGGGATCTAAGCGGCAAAGTCGAGAAGGGCGTGACCGGGCGTCATCCGTTGCCCGAGCCGGCGGCGCTGATCGAACGCCTGCAAGCCTGGGGCATCAGCAACGACAGCGATGTGGTTCTGTATGACGACGGCCCGGGTGCATACGCGGCGCGGGCGTGGTGGTTGCTGGCATGGCTGGGCAAGCGCGACGGCGTATTCATTCTCGATGGCGGGCTCAAAGCTTGGCACGCCGCCGGCCTGCCGCTGAGCCTGGACCCGCCGAGCGTGACGCCGGGTAACTTCAGCGGTCAGCCGGACATGAGCCTGTTGCTCAGCGCCGAACAATTGCAGCAGCGCCTCGGCCAGCCAACCCTGACCCTGCTCGACGCCCGCGCCTTGCCGCGCTTCAAGGGCGAAATGGAACCGATCGATCCGGTCGCCGGACACATTCCCGGCGCGCAGTGCGCGGCGTTCACCGACAACCTCGGCAGTGATGGACGGTTTTTGCCGGCCGAGCAGCTCAAGCAGCGCTTTGTCGCGAAACTGGGTGATCGCTCACCGTCGGAACTGGTCGCCTACTGCGGCTCCGGAGTGACGGCGTGTCACAACCTGTTTGCACTGTGCCTAGCCGGCTACCCGCTGGGTGCGCTGTATGCCGGATCGTGGAGCGAATGGATCAACGAGCCATCGCGCGGCATTGCCACCGGCGAATAA
- a CDS encoding TetR/AcrR family transcriptional regulator produces the protein MAPRIKTSERIVQNSLELFNQQGERSVSTNHIAAHMEISPGNLYYHFPNKQAIIAVLFSEYEALVDSFLRPPQGRPATVEDKRFYLKELLSAMWRYRFLHRDLEHLLDSDAELAARYRRFSQRCVIQGAAIYEGFVAAGILKMDRVQIESLTLNAWIILTSWVRFLCTTRENSNHLSEQAVKRGVYQVLVLEAGFVTDQARDEVNALFDEFYVPLAQALEDVK, from the coding sequence ATGGCCCCACGAATAAAAACCAGCGAGCGCATCGTTCAGAACAGCCTGGAGCTGTTCAATCAGCAGGGCGAGCGCAGCGTCAGCACCAACCACATCGCCGCGCACATGGAGATTTCTCCGGGCAACCTGTACTACCACTTCCCCAACAAGCAGGCGATCATCGCCGTGTTGTTCAGTGAGTACGAAGCCCTGGTGGACAGCTTTCTGCGTCCGCCTCAGGGCCGCCCGGCGACCGTCGAGGACAAGCGTTTCTATCTCAAGGAACTGCTTTCGGCCATGTGGCGCTACCGCTTTCTGCACCGCGACCTCGAGCATCTGCTCGACAGCGATGCGGAACTGGCCGCGCGTTATCGGCGTTTCTCCCAGCGCTGCGTGATCCAGGGGGCCGCAATCTACGAAGGTTTTGTCGCCGCCGGCATCCTGAAAATGGATCGCGTGCAGATCGAGTCGCTGACCCTCAACGCGTGGATCATCCTGACCTCGTGGGTGCGTTTTCTGTGCACCACGCGGGAAAACTCCAACCACCTCAGCGAACAGGCCGTGAAGCGTGGCGTGTATCAGGTGCTGGTGCTGGAAGCAGGGTTTGTTACCGATCAGGCGCGGGATGAAGTCAACGCACTGTTCGACGAGTTCTACGTGCCGCTGGCGCAGGCCCTTGAAGACGTGAAATAA